The DNA region CAGTAGTAGCACGCCTCGAACAGGGTGAAAGTCACGAATGCCGATTTGACGGCGCTGATCTGGACCGGCGCGTCGGCGTTCGTCATCCACGCCAGGACGTAGGGGCTCAGGAAGTAGACCCAGAAGACCACCAGGATGAGGGGAATGGACCGGCAAAGACTCACCCACAGGCTGACGATGAGTCCGGCCCATCCCGGGCCGAACAGACGAATGAGCGCGAGCAGCGTGCCGATCGCAAGGCCGGTGCATGCGCAGACCACCGTTAGCTGCAACGTGAGGCCGAGACCCTCCACGATCAGATAGTGAAGATTCGAAAATACGATGGAGAAGTCGAGGCCGCTC from Bordetella genomosp. 10 includes:
- a CDS encoding amino acid ABC transporter permease, which produces MSGLDFSIVFSNLHYLIVEGLGLTLQLTVVCACTGLAIGTLLALIRLFGPGWAGLIVSLWVSLCRSIPLILVVFWVYFLSPYVLAWMTNADAPVQISAVKSAFVTFTLFEACYYCEIVRAGILAVPRAQSAAARALGLSEIQVLIKVVIPQAFRSVAPILILQAIVLFQDVSLVYVLSLTDFLGAATQLGQQQNRLVETYLFVAIVYFLICLVSTRGVHRLPKHLSHA